In Oncorhynchus gorbuscha isolate QuinsamMale2020 ecotype Even-year linkage group LG02, OgorEven_v1.0, whole genome shotgun sequence, a single genomic region encodes these proteins:
- the LOC124015309 gene encoding ubiquitin-like protein 3: MTGSTPSEMINLRLILVSGKTKEFLFSPNASAADIAKHVYDNWPMDWEEEQVSSPNILRLIYQGRFLHGNVTLGALKLPLGKSTVMHLVARETLPEPNSQGQRNREKTGESNCCVIL; this comes from the exons ATTAACCTACGTCTCATCCTGGTCAGTGGGAAGACGAAAGAGTTCCTGTTCTCCCCCAACGCCTCGGCCGCAGACATCGCCAAACACGTTTACGACAACTGGCCAATGG actgggaggaggaacaggtcAGCAGTCCTAATATCCTGAGGCTCATCTACCAGGGTCGTTTTCTACATGGAAACGTCACACTAGGAG cTCTCAAATTACCCTTGGGAAAATCCACAGTGATGCATTTAGTTGCCAGAGAGACATTGCCCGAGCCAAACTCCCAAG gtcagagaaacagagagaagactggaGAGAGTAACTGCTGTGTCATCCTGTaa